One candidate division KSB1 bacterium genomic region harbors:
- a CDS encoding flavin reductase family protein has protein sequence MRKVRIDNDISMYPMPVVLVGAMVEGRPNFLTVAWVSRVNYDPPMVAIALGSEHYTNPGIEKSGAFSVNVPSVELVEKVDFCGLVSGRNCDKSTLFELFYGEETGAPMVAACPLSMECRLVRKVDLGGDVLYIGQIVGAYADAKCLTRGRPDVRKMRPFALTMPDNIYWSLGDPVAEAWEAGKKL, from the coding sequence ATGAGGAAGGTCCGCATCGACAACGACATAAGCATGTACCCCATGCCTGTGGTCCTTGTGGGCGCGATGGTGGAGGGGCGTCCCAACTTCCTCACCGTCGCTTGGGTCAGTCGCGTCAACTATGACCCACCGATGGTCGCAATTGCGTTGGGCAGTGAACACTATACGAATCCGGGCATCGAAAAGAGCGGCGCATTCAGCGTAAATGTGCCCAGCGTGGAATTGGTGGAGAAGGTGGATTTCTGCGGTCTGGTATCGGGACGCAACTGTGACAAGAGTACTCTATTCGAGCTTTTCTACGGCGAGGAGACCGGCGCGCCGATGGTAGCAGCCTGCCCGCTGTCCATGGAGTGCAGGCTGGTGCGCAAGGTGGACCTTGGCGGAGACGTGCTGTATATAGGCCAGATCGTCGGCGCCTATGCGGACGCGAAGTGTCTTACGCGGGGGCGGCCTGACGTGCGCAAGATGCGTCCCTTCGCACTGACTATGCCGGACAACATCTACTGGAGCTTGGGAGATCCAGTGGCCGAAGCGTGGGAGGCCGGCAAGAAGCT
- a CDS encoding DUF4185 domain-containing protein produces the protein MSRDFQVAVDVSPMPELERLFRMGTEGWLGGDCAFSTPLDGQRILWLFGDSFVSDNPQAGTRRGARLVANSIAVQREGNVRFYWKQGQEGPNAFFGSGSLPGRCWPLSAARVGAELAVFAVRVVTIDPNQVTGFRIVGHEVHWVRNPDDDPRRWEIEVKVLPWAEKTGTFGSWLLAQGEHLYIYGFRRRFRTWFREVHMVVARAPMEAVADPNKWEYLDGARGTWSRRPEKLRPVLKDGATEFSVSYLPALGKFILVSGSWGRGYPLRLRVAETPYGPFSPAQTLYRCPEASRNRRYFCYAAKAHPELATEGSELVVSYAVNSRRFDDCFTDQDIYYPRFLRVKVDSIGKGGQ, from the coding sequence GTGAGCAGGGATTTCCAGGTGGCCGTCGACGTCTCGCCCATGCCCGAGCTGGAGCGCCTGTTTAGGATGGGCACTGAGGGCTGGCTGGGAGGGGACTGCGCCTTTAGCACCCCACTGGACGGCCAGCGCATTCTCTGGCTCTTTGGCGACTCATTTGTGAGTGATAACCCGCAGGCAGGCACGAGGAGGGGTGCACGGCTGGTGGCCAATTCCATAGCCGTGCAGCGTGAGGGGAACGTGCGTTTCTACTGGAAACAGGGGCAGGAAGGTCCAAACGCCTTTTTTGGCTCTGGTTCCCTCCCCGGGCGGTGTTGGCCTCTGAGTGCGGCCCGAGTTGGGGCAGAGCTCGCCGTGTTCGCGGTGCGCGTGGTCACGATTGACCCCAACCAGGTGACCGGTTTTCGCATCGTGGGACACGAGGTGCACTGGGTACGCAACCCCGACGACGATCCCCGGCGTTGGGAGATTGAGGTAAAGGTGCTGCCGTGGGCGGAAAAGACTGGCACATTCGGTTCCTGGCTCCTTGCCCAAGGGGAGCACTTGTACATCTACGGCTTCCGTCGTCGGTTCCGGACCTGGTTCAGAGAGGTGCACATGGTGGTGGCGCGGGCGCCGATGGAGGCCGTGGCCGACCCGAACAAATGGGAGTACCTGGATGGCGCACGAGGCACGTGGTCCAGGCGACCAGAGAAGCTACGGCCGGTGCTGAAGGACGGGGCGACCGAGTTCTCCGTGAGCTACCTGCCAGCTCTGGGCAAATTCATACTGGTCAGCGGCTCGTGGGGAAGGGGCTACCCGTTGCGACTTCGCGTTGCCGAAACCCCTTATGGGCCATTTTCGCCCGCCCAGACACTCTACCGCTGCCCTGAGGCGAGCAGGAACCGTCGTTACTTCTGCTACGCGGCAAAAGCACACCCCGAGCTCGCCACCGAGGGGTCTGAGCTCGTCGTCAGCTACGCAGTCAATTCCCGCAGATTCGACGACTGCTTTACCGACCAGGACATCTATTATCCCCGTTTTCTGCGGGTCAAAGTGGACTCGATTGGGAAAGGAGGACAATGA